In the genome of Flavobacterium panacagri, one region contains:
- a CDS encoding ligase-associated DNA damage response exonuclease — protein sequence MNPPLLQFNDKGIYCQQADVYLDPWRPVKNAIITHGHSDHARWGHQNYITHHTNVPIIKYRLGDINVTGKEWNETFTINGVKFSFHPAGHIIGSAQIKVEYKGEIWVFTGDYKTEDDGISVPYEVVKCHSFITECTFGLPAFKWEPQTDVMTEINNWWAENRAERKTSVLFGYSLGKAQRLLKYLDPHIGTIYTHGAIENMTEIVRPLIDLPPTIRVTTETKKEDLLGNIVIAPPSAHGSTWIRRMTPFVTGSASGWMAFRGARRRRAVDRGFVLSDHCDWTGLLESIKATGAERVICTHGYSDIFSKYLRELGYDARTANTQYEGETNDVINDEL from the coding sequence ATGAATCCACCTTTACTACAATTTAACGATAAAGGCATTTATTGTCAGCAGGCAGATGTTTATCTTGATCCCTGGAGACCTGTTAAAAATGCCATTATTACGCACGGTCATTCTGATCATGCAAGATGGGGACATCAAAATTACATTACGCATCATACCAATGTGCCCATCATAAAATACCGTCTTGGCGATATTAATGTTACCGGAAAAGAATGGAATGAAACGTTTACTATAAATGGCGTGAAATTTTCTTTTCACCCAGCAGGACATATTATTGGTTCTGCTCAAATAAAAGTAGAATACAAAGGAGAAATCTGGGTATTTACGGGAGATTACAAAACAGAAGATGATGGAATTTCTGTTCCATATGAAGTTGTAAAATGTCATTCTTTTATTACCGAATGTACTTTCGGACTTCCCGCATTCAAATGGGAACCGCAAACTGATGTAATGACGGAAATAAATAATTGGTGGGCTGAAAATCGCGCAGAAAGAAAAACTTCAGTTCTCTTTGGATATTCTTTAGGAAAAGCACAACGATTATTAAAATATCTCGATCCCCATATTGGAACAATTTACACGCATGGTGCAATCGAAAACATGACTGAAATTGTTCGTCCCTTAATTGATTTACCTCCAACAATAAGAGTGACTACAGAAACTAAAAAAGAAGATTTATTAGGAAACATTGTAATTGCCCCGCCAAGCGCACACGGAAGTACCTGGATTAGAAGAATGACTCCTTTTGTAACGGGCTCTGCAAGTGGCTGGATGGCTTTTCGCGGAGCAAGACGGAGACGTGCCGTTGACCGTGGTTTTGTTTTAAGCGATCATTGTGATTGGACAGGTTTATTAGAAAGTATCAAAGCTACCGGCGCAGAAAGAGTGATTTGTACACACGGATATTCGGACATATTTTCAAAATACCTTAGAGAATTGGGTTACGATGCCAGAACTGCAAACACACAATATGAAGGAGAAACGAATGACGTAATTAATGATGAATTGTAA
- a CDS encoding ATP-dependent DNA ligase, with protein MKNFAELIKTLDSSNKTSVKVDALTNYFLKASDEDKVWTIAILSHRRPPRPVNTTLLRLWANELANIPLWLFEESYHIVGDLAETIALVIPTTKEHSDKSLTEFLQEIIALKKKTDSEKKEYLQTNWLNLNYYERFVFTKLITGSFRIGLSQKLMTRALSKAENIDEDTLAYKLMGDWNPNTITFQELILDERSSDYLSKPYPFYLAYPIEGEVSSLGNPEDWSAEHKWDGIRSQTIIRDNEIYVWSRGEELVTDKYPEFQSFIGNIPDGTVIDGEILPFIDNQIGTFNDLQTRIGRKNVSASVLKNSPVIIKAYDLLEWQGKDIRNLPYEERRTLLEELFTTLIGKEIPLQLSERLNFSTWEDVTNERLKSREMKSEGLMLKRKDSPYLVGRKKGDWWKWKIEPLTIDAVLTYAMRGHGRRSNLFTDYTFALWQENENNERELVTFAKAYSGLTDAEFRMVDDFIKKNTLERFGPVRSVTPKLVFEIGFEGIALSKRHKSGVATRFPRILRWRHDKKIDEANSIEDLKNLIV; from the coding sequence ATGAAAAACTTTGCCGAGCTTATAAAAACCTTAGATAGTTCTAATAAAACATCGGTAAAAGTGGATGCTTTGACAAACTATTTTCTAAAAGCAAGTGATGAGGATAAAGTTTGGACAATCGCTATCCTTTCACATCGCCGTCCTCCCCGACCTGTTAATACTACTTTATTACGTTTATGGGCGAATGAATTGGCTAATATTCCGCTTTGGTTGTTTGAGGAAAGTTATCATATTGTGGGCGATTTGGCCGAAACGATTGCTTTGGTTATTCCCACTACAAAAGAACATTCTGATAAAAGTCTGACTGAGTTTTTACAGGAAATCATTGCTTTAAAAAAGAAAACCGATTCAGAAAAAAAAGAATATCTACAAACCAATTGGCTGAACTTGAATTATTACGAAAGATTCGTTTTTACTAAATTAATAACAGGAAGTTTTAGAATTGGTTTAAGTCAGAAATTAATGACCCGTGCACTCTCTAAAGCTGAAAACATAGACGAAGACACGCTTGCTTATAAATTAATGGGCGATTGGAATCCGAATACGATTACGTTTCAGGAATTGATTCTGGATGAAAGAAGCAGTGATTATTTATCAAAACCTTATCCGTTTTATTTGGCTTATCCAATTGAAGGCGAAGTTTCTTCTTTAGGAAATCCGGAAGACTGGAGTGCTGAACATAAATGGGATGGGATTCGTTCTCAAACCATTATTCGTGATAATGAAATTTACGTTTGGAGCCGTGGCGAAGAATTAGTAACCGACAAATATCCAGAGTTTCAATCTTTCATCGGAAATATTCCAGACGGAACTGTTATTGATGGCGAAATTCTTCCTTTTATTGATAATCAAATTGGAACATTTAATGATTTGCAAACTAGAATTGGCCGTAAAAATGTTTCTGCTTCTGTTTTAAAAAATTCTCCTGTAATCATTAAAGCTTATGATTTATTAGAATGGCAGGGAAAAGATATTCGGAATCTTCCTTATGAAGAACGTCGAACGTTACTAGAAGAATTATTTACCACTTTGATTGGAAAAGAAATTCCGTTGCAACTTTCAGAAAGACTTAATTTTTCTACTTGGGAAGATGTCACAAACGAAAGATTAAAATCTCGTGAAATGAAAAGTGAAGGTTTAATGTTAAAACGAAAAGATTCTCCGTATTTAGTGGGAAGAAAAAAAGGCGATTGGTGGAAATGGAAAATAGAACCTTTAACCATAGATGCTGTTCTAACTTACGCAATGCGAGGTCATGGTCGACGATCGAATTTATTTACCGATTATACTTTTGCCCTTTGGCAGGAAAATGAGAATAACGAACGAGAACTAGTAACTTTCGCGAAAGCATATTCTGGTTTAACCGATGCAGAATTTAGAATGGTAGACGATTTTATCAAAAAAAATACTTTAGAACGATTTGGCCCCGTACGAAGTGTAACTCCAAAATTAGTTTTTGAAATTGGTTTTGAAGGCATTGCACTTTCCAAAAGGCACAAAAGCGGTGTTGCAACCCGTTTTCCGCGAATTTTAAGATGGCGTCATGATAAAAAAATCGATGAAGCCAATTCGATAGAAGATTTAAAAAATTTAATTGTATAA
- a CDS encoding ligase-associated DNA damage response DEXH box helicase, producing MNREQLFTIASDWFESQGWKPFPFQTQTWTAFLQGKNGLLNAPTGSGKTYALWLPIILNYIKENPNYKTKHNSGLKAIWITPLRSLSVEIKQAAERVLTDLDIPMTVGIRSGDTSASERAKQKGKMPDLLITTPESLQLLLASKGYAATFKNCSSIVIDEWHELLGTKRGVQVELALSRLKTIAKNIRIWGISATIGNLQQAQEVLLGVDSEAYHNSVLIKAIINKKIKVVSIIPEKMDAYPWRGHMGLHLIDEAAKIIKASKTTLIFTNVRSACEIWYQRLLEKYPEFAGEMAMHHGSIDRETRLWVENAIRNEELKVVVCTSSLDLGVDFAPVESIIQVGGPKGVARFMQRAGRSGHQPGKESVIYFLATHAIELIEASALKKAVENSVIEDRVPYLNSWDVLVQYLNTLAVSDGFYPDEIFKEIQGTFSYQTITAENWNWILNFITQGSQSLHAYDEFKKVEIDENGCYKINSRMIAMHHRMQIGTIVGDAVMNVKFMSGGYIGTIEEWFISKLKPGDTFIFAGKKLELFRIRNMQVLVKKASPKKESKIASWMGGRLALSSQMSELLRQELYRANTDNLSPELKALQPLFKRQRKESIVPSSDEFLIETFKTREGYHAIFYPFEGRFVHEALASLLAFRISLLQSITFSLAYNDYGFELLSDQEIDIEAVLDNNLFSTEYVHHDLQKSLNSTEMARRKFRDIAVISGLVFTGFPGKMVKTKHLQSGSQLLFEVFRDFEPDNLLLHQAYRETFEHQLEEGRLILALERIAGQNIIWKQCLKPTPFSFPIITDRLREKLSSETLAERIQKMTASYMK from the coding sequence ATGAACAGAGAGCAGTTATTTACGATTGCCAGTGACTGGTTTGAAAGTCAGGGATGGAAACCTTTTCCGTTTCAGACTCAAACCTGGACTGCTTTTTTGCAGGGAAAAAACGGTTTGTTAAATGCTCCAACCGGAAGCGGTAAAACCTATGCGCTCTGGCTTCCAATCATTTTAAATTATATCAAAGAAAATCCGAATTATAAAACCAAGCATAATTCAGGATTAAAAGCTATTTGGATCACACCTTTAAGATCTTTATCTGTTGAAATCAAGCAAGCGGCAGAACGAGTGCTTACAGATTTAGATATTCCAATGACTGTCGGAATTCGATCCGGAGATACTTCTGCATCAGAAAGAGCCAAACAAAAAGGGAAAATGCCCGATTTGCTGATTACAACTCCTGAAAGTCTGCAATTACTTTTGGCTTCAAAAGGATATGCGGCAACTTTTAAAAACTGCAGTTCAATTGTCATAGACGAATGGCATGAATTACTAGGAACCAAACGCGGAGTTCAGGTAGAACTGGCATTATCAAGACTTAAAACGATAGCAAAAAACATTCGGATTTGGGGAATTTCTGCCACAATTGGAAATCTGCAACAAGCGCAGGAAGTTTTGCTTGGAGTAGATTCTGAAGCTTACCATAATTCTGTTTTAATAAAAGCGATTATCAATAAAAAGATAAAAGTAGTCTCTATTATTCCAGAGAAAATGGATGCTTATCCTTGGCGAGGGCACATGGGATTACATTTGATTGATGAAGCGGCAAAAATTATAAAAGCCAGCAAAACGACTTTAATTTTTACGAATGTTCGTTCGGCCTGCGAAATTTGGTATCAGAGATTATTAGAAAAATATCCTGAATTTGCAGGAGAAATGGCAATGCATCACGGAAGCATTGATAGAGAAACGAGACTTTGGGTAGAAAATGCTATTCGAAATGAAGAATTAAAAGTTGTAGTCTGTACTTCTAGTTTAGATTTGGGTGTTGACTTTGCTCCTGTCGAATCGATTATTCAGGTTGGAGGCCCTAAAGGCGTTGCTCGTTTTATGCAACGCGCAGGACGAAGCGGGCATCAACCTGGGAAAGAAAGTGTTATTTATTTCCTAGCTACTCACGCCATTGAATTAATCGAAGCTTCGGCACTTAAAAAGGCTGTCGAAAACAGTGTTATAGAAGATCGCGTTCCGTATTTAAACAGCTGGGATGTTTTGGTTCAATATCTTAATACACTTGCAGTTTCTGACGGATTTTACCCAGATGAAATTTTCAAAGAAATTCAGGGAACTTTTAGTTATCAAACCATTACAGCTGAAAACTGGAACTGGATTTTGAATTTTATCACACAAGGCAGTCAAAGTCTTCATGCTTATGACGAATTCAAAAAAGTTGAAATTGATGAAAATGGCTGTTACAAAATCAACAGCCGAATGATTGCCATGCATCATAGAATGCAAATTGGAACTATTGTTGGCGACGCGGTAATGAATGTAAAATTCATGAGTGGCGGTTATATCGGAACGATTGAAGAATGGTTCATTTCGAAATTAAAACCTGGCGATACTTTTATCTTTGCAGGAAAAAAACTCGAATTATTCCGTATTCGAAATATGCAGGTTTTAGTCAAAAAAGCGAGTCCGAAAAAAGAATCTAAAATTGCCAGCTGGATGGGCGGTCGTTTGGCACTGTCTTCTCAAATGAGTGAATTATTACGGCAGGAATTGTACCGCGCCAATACCGACAATCTTTCGCCAGAATTGAAAGCTTTACAGCCTTTATTCAAAAGACAGCGAAAAGAATCTATTGTACCAAGTTCAGATGAATTTCTCATTGAGACTTTTAAAACCCGAGAAGGCTATCATGCTATTTTTTATCCGTTTGAAGGACGTTTTGTGCATGAAGCTTTAGCCAGTTTACTGGCATTCAGAATCAGTTTACTGCAATCTATCACATTTTCTTTGGCGTATAACGATTATGGATTTGAATTGCTTTCTGATCAGGAAATTGATATTGAAGCGGTTTTAGATAATAATTTATTTTCTACAGAATACGTCCATCACGATTTGCAGAAAAGCTTAAATTCAACCGAAATGGCAAGACGCAAATTTAGAGACATTGCTGTAATTTCTGGATTGGTTTTTACTGGTTTTCCGGGAAAAATGGTTAAAACCAAACATTTGCAGAGTGGCTCGCAATTGTTATTTGAAGTTTTTAGGGATTTTGAACCTGATAATTTGTTATTGCATCAGGCGTATAGAGAAACCTTTGAACATCAATTAGAAGAAGGACGTTTGATTTTAGCTTTGGAAAGAATTGCAGGCCAGAACATAATTTGGAAACAATGTTTAAAACCAACGCCTTTTAGTTTTCCAATCATTACAGATCGATTGAGAGAAAAACTTTCGAGCGAAACTCTGGCTGAAAGAATTCAGAAAATGACCGCATCTTACATGAAATAA
- the pdeM gene encoding ligase-associated DNA damage response endonuclease PdeM, translating to MNIQLKNENFILHSTGAVFWEKQKTVIISDVHLGKVTHFRKHGIAIPQNAVSENFRKITAVLDHFLPEKIIFLGDLFHSTKNAEWNLFEEWLSNHKQETYLITGNHDIIDESHYKKIGVIVTEILEIDAFFFTHHPTEKEDLFNFSGHIHPGIVLRGLGLQNLKLRCFFCKPNQIILPAFGEFTGKYFLKPSSEDTVYAIAGNDVIQINKE from the coding sequence ATGAATATCCAATTAAAAAACGAAAACTTTATACTTCATTCAACTGGTGCCGTCTTTTGGGAAAAACAAAAAACGGTCATTATTTCTGATGTGCATTTGGGAAAAGTAACGCATTTTAGAAAACACGGAATTGCTATTCCGCAAAATGCTGTTTCAGAAAATTTTAGAAAAATCACAGCAGTTTTGGATCATTTTCTTCCTGAAAAAATTATTTTTCTGGGAGATTTATTTCACAGCACTAAAAATGCAGAATGGAATTTATTTGAAGAATGGCTTTCTAATCACAAACAAGAAACCTATTTAATTACTGGAAATCATGACATTATTGATGAAAGTCATTATAAAAAAATTGGAGTAATTGTCACAGAGATTTTAGAAATTGACGCTTTCTTTTTTACGCATCATCCCACAGAAAAAGAAGACTTATTTAATTTTTCAGGACATATCCACCCGGGAATTGTCTTGCGTGGCTTGGGTTTACAAAATTTAAAGTTGCGTTGTTTCTTTTGCAAACCCAACCAAATCATTCTTCCTGCTTTTGGCGAGTTTACTGGAAAGTATTTTCTAAAACCCAGCTCAGAAGATACAGTTTATGCCATCGCAGGAAATGATGTTATTCAGATCAATAAAGAATAA
- a CDS encoding oleate hydratase — protein MKNITSKFDKVLNNSTTYGNVNHEPDSSTETQLNTPEKSMPFSDQIGNYQRNIGIPLKSHENSKIYIVGSGIAGMAAAYYFIRDGRIPAKNITFLEQLHIDGGSLDGSGNPKEGYMIRGGREMDMTYENLWDIFQDIPALELPPPYTVLDEYRLINDNDSNYSKARLIHKNGEIKDFSKFGLNKRDQLAIVKLLLKRKDELDDLTIEDYFSESFLESNFWTFWRTMFAFENWHSLLELKLYMHRFLHAIDGLNDLSSLVFPKYNQYDTFVTPLRKFLEEKGVNIKFHTLIKDLVIQSNTEGKVVEGIITEHEGKENRTPIGKDDFVIVTTGSMTEDTFYGDNKTAPIIGIDNSTSGKSPGWMLWKNLAAKSPIFGKPEKFCTNIEKSSWESVTLTCRPSAFVEKLKEYSVNDPYSGKTVTGGIITITDSNWLMSFTCNRQPHFPDQPDDILVLWVYALFMDKPGNYIKKVMPECTGDEILTELSFHLGILDKLDNIIENTIVRTAFMPYITSMFMPRAKGDRPRVVPEGCKNLGLIGQFVETNNDVVFTMESSIRTARIAVYKLLNLNKQVPDINPLQYDIRHLLKAVRTLNDGKAFLGEGILHKVLRGTYFEHVLPPIEEDKEEHESFFSEQVNRFKDWIKGIKD, from the coding sequence ATGAAGAATATTACATCAAAATTTGACAAAGTCCTAAACAATTCTACAACCTACGGAAATGTTAATCACGAACCAGATTCGAGCACAGAAACACAGTTAAACACCCCAGAAAAATCAATGCCTTTTTCGGATCAAATTGGAAATTACCAACGTAATATTGGAATTCCTTTAAAATCGCATGAAAACAGCAAAATCTATATTGTAGGAAGTGGTATTGCTGGAATGGCAGCTGCCTACTATTTTATTCGAGATGGTCGAATTCCTGCCAAAAACATCACTTTTCTGGAACAGCTTCATATTGATGGTGGTTCACTCGATGGCTCAGGAAATCCCAAAGAGGGTTATATGATTCGCGGCGGTCGTGAAATGGATATGACCTACGAAAATCTATGGGATATTTTTCAGGATATTCCAGCTTTAGAACTGCCTCCACCCTACACTGTTTTAGACGAATATCGATTGATTAATGATAACGATTCGAATTATTCTAAAGCAAGGTTAATTCATAAAAACGGAGAAATAAAAGACTTCAGCAAATTTGGTTTGAATAAAAGAGATCAACTAGCAATTGTAAAATTGCTGTTGAAAAGAAAAGACGAACTAGACGACTTGACTATAGAAGATTATTTTAGTGAATCGTTTTTAGAAAGCAATTTCTGGACGTTTTGGAGAACCATGTTTGCTTTTGAAAACTGGCATAGTTTATTAGAACTAAAATTGTATATGCATAGATTTCTTCATGCAATTGATGGATTAAATGATCTTTCTTCGTTAGTATTTCCTAAGTACAATCAGTATGATACTTTTGTTACACCGCTGCGAAAATTCCTTGAAGAAAAAGGTGTCAATATCAAATTTCATACACTGATCAAAGATTTAGTCATCCAAAGTAATACTGAAGGTAAAGTCGTTGAAGGAATTATTACAGAGCATGAAGGCAAAGAAAATAGAACTCCAATTGGCAAAGATGATTTTGTAATTGTTACCACAGGTTCAATGACCGAAGATACTTTCTATGGAGACAATAAAACTGCTCCAATTATTGGTATCGACAACTCTACCAGTGGTAAAAGTCCGGGCTGGATGTTATGGAAAAACTTAGCAGCGAAATCTCCTATTTTTGGAAAACCAGAAAAATTCTGCACCAATATTGAGAAATCTTCCTGGGAATCGGTTACGCTGACTTGCAGGCCTTCTGCTTTTGTAGAAAAACTAAAAGAATATTCTGTAAACGATCCCTATTCTGGAAAAACAGTTACCGGAGGAATTATTACCATTACCGATTCTAATTGGTTAATGAGTTTTACCTGTAACAGACAGCCTCATTTTCCAGATCAGCCAGACGATATTTTAGTGCTTTGGGTTTATGCCTTGTTTATGGATAAACCTGGGAATTACATAAAAAAAGTAATGCCCGAATGTACTGGAGATGAGATTTTAACTGAATTATCTTTCCATCTCGGAATTTTAGATAAACTGGATAATATCATAGAAAACACCATTGTACGAACCGCTTTTATGCCTTACATCACTTCGATGTTTATGCCGAGGGCAAAAGGAGATCGTCCGAGAGTTGTGCCTGAAGGATGCAAAAATCTTGGCTTAATTGGACAATTTGTTGAAACGAATAATGATGTGGTATTTACTATGGAAAGTTCGATTAGAACGGCTAGAATTGCGGTTTACAAATTGTTGAATTTAAATAAACAAGTTCCGGATATTAATCCATTGCAATATGATATTCGACATTTATTGAAAGCAGTGCGAACGCTTAATGATGGAAAAGCGTTTTTAGGCGAAGGCATTCTGCACAAAGTTTTACGAGGCACTTATTTTGAACATGTTTTACCGCCCATTGAAGAAGATAAAGAAGAACATGAATCTTTCTTTTCGGAACAGGTTAACCGATTTAAAGATTGGATAAAAGGGATAAAAGATTAA
- a CDS encoding efflux RND transporter periplasmic adaptor subunit produces the protein MKKYIAAFAGALVLFSCGKKQNEENKNAEVKSINIIKLTSEQIKNADLQTGNPTLQNVKEILQLQGTVTVPPKSVVSISIPLGGYVKSTNLIAGMNVQKGQVLAVLEDMQFIELQQDYLMAKEKFELAQNEYKRQKELNASKASSDKVLEQITTETRTQRITMSSLEHKLTLLGINVKKLNVSTISNTVKVVSPINGLVSKVNVNVGKYVNPTDMLFELIDKKDIVLTLNAFEKDVASLSIGQTVMAFANNSDAKKYPAKIAFINQSLNGDRAAEIICKVNAYNPALLPGLFINAEVEVENQKALTVPEDAVVRWQGKFFVFTALGNNQFQMVEVKAGVKNEGFCQITSNELDNSSKIVVKNAYTLLMSAMNNDEQ, from the coding sequence ATGAAAAAATATATAGCAGCGTTTGCAGGCGCATTAGTATTGTTTTCTTGCGGAAAGAAACAAAATGAAGAAAATAAAAATGCTGAAGTGAAGAGCATTAATATTATAAAATTGACCAGCGAACAAATCAAAAATGCTGATTTACAAACTGGAAATCCGACGCTTCAAAATGTAAAAGAGATTTTACAGCTTCAAGGAACGGTAACAGTGCCTCCAAAAAGTGTGGTCAGTATCAGTATTCCTTTAGGCGGATATGTAAAAAGTACGAATTTAATTGCGGGAATGAATGTGCAAAAAGGGCAGGTCTTAGCCGTTTTAGAAGACATGCAGTTTATCGAATTGCAGCAGGATTATCTTATGGCGAAAGAAAAGTTTGAACTGGCTCAGAATGAATACAAAAGACAAAAAGAACTTAATGCAAGCAAAGCCAGCAGTGATAAAGTTCTAGAACAGATTACTACCGAAACACGTACGCAGCGTATTACAATGTCTTCTTTGGAACATAAACTGACTTTATTAGGAATCAATGTAAAGAAACTGAATGTTTCAACAATCAGCAATACAGTAAAAGTCGTTTCGCCTATTAATGGATTGGTTTCAAAAGTAAATGTGAATGTTGGAAAATATGTAAACCCAACCGACATGCTTTTTGAATTGATTGATAAAAAAGATATTGTATTGACTTTAAATGCCTTTGAGAAAGATGTTGCTTCTTTATCAATCGGTCAAACGGTTATGGCTTTTGCAAATAATTCAGATGCAAAAAAATATCCTGCAAAGATTGCTTTTATTAATCAGAGTTTAAACGGAGATAGAGCAGCAGAGATTATTTGTAAAGTTAATGCTTATAATCCGGCTCTTTTGCCAGGTTTATTTATAAATGCGGAAGTCGAAGTAGAAAATCAAAAAGCTTTAACGGTTCCTGAAGATGCTGTAGTGCGCTGGCAGGGTAAGTTTTTTGTTTTTACAGCCCTTGGAAATAATCAGTTTCAAATGGTGGAAGTAAAAGCTGGAGTTAAAAACGAGGGTTTCTGCCAGATTACTTCAAACGAGTTGGATAATTCTTCAAAAATCGTTGTAAAAAATGCCTACACTTTATTGATGTCTGCCATGAATAATGACGAACAATAG